The Pelodiscus sinensis isolate JC-2024 chromosome 10, ASM4963464v1, whole genome shotgun sequence genome has a segment encoding these proteins:
- the RTP2 gene encoding receptor-transporting protein 2, which translates to MQTLTMDSWREMFYEKIDEVKPQDKWDLTMHQDLDYNVLEPGWVQSVQEHAFASFQCSRCHHSWSSAQVVVLFHMYLDPHRRKSRVKMRVFRQECYECSEGNLEKPHFQEESVRRILAHLVSSIREKCYGEFVDHSQLAEVTVSGWPHGPHRSDHCEACRLGIHQTPTHSKHHRKPKGTVHHGTSKDTMPLSQLPSNNLLEGPNCCSEFCCVLCVIFMFIFIYLMTSQSSFRF; encoded by the exons ATGCAGACGCTGACCATGGATTCTTGGAGAGAAATGTTTTATGAGAAGATAGATGAGGTGAAGCCACAGGACAAGTGGGACCTAACGATGCACCAGGACCTGGATTACAATGTCCTGGAACCGGGTTGGGTGCAGTCGGTGCAAGAACACGCATTCGCCAG CTTCCAGTGCTCTCGCTGCCACCATTCCTGGTCATCCGCTCAAGTGGTGGTCCTCTTCCACATGTACCTGGACCCGCACAGGAGGAAAAGTCGGGTGAAGATGAGAGTCTTTCGACAAGAATGTTATGAGTGTTCTGAGGGCAATTTAGAAAAGCCACATTTCCAGGAGGAAAGCGTCAGGAGGATATTGGCGCACTTGGTCAGCAGCATCAGGGAGAAATGTTATGGTGAGTTCGTGGACCACAGCCAGCTAGCTGAGGTTACCGTATCAGGATGGCCCCATGGACCGCATCGGAGCGACCATTGTGAGGCGTGCAGGTTGGGAATCCATCAGACGCCTACACACTCAAAGCACCATAGAAAACCCAAAGGcacagtgcatcatgggacaTCCAAAGACACAATGCCACTAAGTCAGCTCCCGTCCAACAATTTACTCGAGGGCCCGAATTGCTGTTCAGAGTTTTGTTGTGTTCTCTGCGTTATTttcatgttcatttttatttatctgatgacctctcaaagttccttccGGTTCTAA
- the LOC102444714 gene encoding receptor-transporting protein 3-like, producing METWQRMFAQKMAWEKPRDKWSLTPEDNLSPRNLEPGWQLYQQGKAFARFECSGCSRRWPSAQVVLLFQMHLAQRQGRVKMRLFGQTCKKCWAARFEKPAFTQEAMERILDNLVQKILQKCYRESLAKPKFAEPLVEEEVEGPHDTARCEACALGVCSVKGSSARAPLAPASLHGRLAGRGADTESCWRLLCYVLPVLAALLGLAVHWSGQ from the exons aTGGAAACCTGGCAGAGGATGTTTGCGCAGAAGATGGCCTGGGAGAAGCCCAGAGACAAGTGGTCGCTCACCCCGGAGGATAACCTCAGTCCACGAAACCTTGAGCCTGGATGGCAGCTGTACCAGCAAGGAAAAGCATTTGCCAG GTTTGAATGCTCCGGCTGCTCCCGCCGCTGGCCATCGGCGCAGGTGGTGCTTCTCTTCCAGATGCACCTGgcgcagaggcagggccgggtgaAGATGAGGCTGTTCGGCCAGACGTGTAAGAAGTGCTGGGCGGCTCGGTTCGAGAAGCCCGCCTTCACCCAGGAGGCCATGGAGAGGATCCTGGACAACTTGGTGCAGAAGATCCTGCAGAAATGCTACCGGGAATCCCTGGCAAAGCCCAAGTTCGCCGAGCCCCTGGTGGAAGAAGAGGTGGAAGGGCCCCATGACACGGCCCGTTGCGAGGCGTGTGCTCTGGGGGTCTGTTCGGTGAAAGGCTCGTCTGCTCGTGCGCCCCTTGCCCCCGCTTCTCTGCATGGCCGCCTGGCGGGGCGGGGAGCCGACACGGAGAGCTGCTGGAGGCTCCTGTGTTATGTGCTACCCGTCCTGGCTGCTTTGCTCGGGCTGGCGGTGCACTGGAGTGGGCAGTAG